From the Butyrivibrio fibrisolvens genome, one window contains:
- a CDS encoding LPXTG cell wall anchor domain-containing protein, producing MRLKMERMKMKYNVKKLTIIAAAVAINIVGSKIALVLSLPIFLDSIGTMLAAFTLGPVAGGLTALVGGLICGVTGDVYAIYFSLSGVLMGVIAGFLFRNKKKDPVSILWKTFFVVLPASMLSACIETFLFGITSAVFTTFVVQALSQTALKLFGGAFLTQLVTDYVDKLVANFLVAACVKVLPSGFIDYKTRTAE from the coding sequence ATGAGGTTAAAAATGGAGCGTATGAAAATGAAATACAACGTAAAAAAACTGACAATTATCGCTGCAGCTGTAGCGATCAACATCGTAGGAAGCAAGATAGCTCTTGTGCTAAGCCTTCCTATATTCCTTGACAGCATAGGAACAATGCTTGCAGCATTTACACTTGGACCAGTAGCAGGCGGTCTTACAGCACTTGTAGGAGGACTTATATGCGGCGTTACAGGAGATGTATATGCTATATACTTCTCACTTAGCGGTGTGCTTATGGGTGTGATCGCAGGATTTTTGTTCAGAAACAAGAAAAAAGATCCGGTTTCGATTCTTTGGAAGACTTTTTTTGTAGTGCTGCCTGCATCTATGCTTTCAGCATGCATTGAGACATTTCTTTTTGGAATTACATCAGCTGTATTCACTACATTTGTAGTACAGGCTCTGTCACAGACAGCACTCAAACTATTTGGAGGTGCATTCCTTACACAGCTTGTAACTGACTATGTAGATAAACTTGTTGCTAATTTCCTTGTAGCTGCATGTGTAAAAGTACTCCCAAGCGGATTTATAGATTACAAAACAAGAACAGCAGAATAA
- a CDS encoding SDR family NAD(P)-dependent oxidoreductase — MRILITGTSQGIGLACARKYVSMGHEVIGFDIQDTDFKDSYYTHMIVDITSELPDIDNVEVLINNAGIQDGPGVIDTNLKATIAVTEKYAFTNSIHSVLFMASSSASNGAEFPEYAASKGGVVTYMKNTALRLAKYGATSNSISAGGVYTPLNSHIMDDPDLMEQCLNETLLHRWASADEIAELAYYLTNVNKSMTGQDLLIDNGEQLKSNFIW, encoded by the coding sequence ATGAGAATACTGATTACGGGAACCAGTCAGGGAATAGGCCTTGCATGTGCCAGGAAGTATGTTTCAATGGGACATGAAGTTATAGGTTTTGACATACAGGATACAGATTTTAAGGACAGCTATTATACTCATATGATAGTTGATATCACAAGCGAACTTCCTGACATAGACAATGTGGAGGTTCTTATCAATAACGCTGGAATTCAGGACGGCCCAGGTGTGATTGATACCAATCTAAAAGCTACGATAGCAGTTACAGAAAAATATGCTTTTACAAACAGCATACATTCTGTCCTATTCATGGCTTCGTCAAGTGCATCAAACGGTGCGGAATTCCCTGAATATGCTGCCAGTAAAGGCGGCGTGGTTACTTACATGAAAAATACCGCACTAAGGCTGGCCAAGTACGGAGCTACATCTAACAGTATATCCGCAGGAGGAGTATATACTCCACTCAATTCTCATATCATGGATGATCCGGATCTTATGGAGCAGTGCCTTAATGAGACTCTCCTGCACCGCTGGGCATCGGCTGACGAGATCGCAGAACTTGCTTACTATCTCACCAATGTCAACAAAAGTATGACAGGTCAGGACCTTCTTATCGACAACGGTGAACAGCTAAAATCTAATTTTATCTGGTAA
- a CDS encoding glycosyltransferase family 4 protein, whose product MKFLFVSNYINHHQIPLCEAIMRIIGDENFIFVQTQPMEEERVRMGWGVDVSSLTYLKIYDNDKIFTLNAINDFDVVMLGWTENDEVREACLKRADSGKLLLRMSERIYREGQWKAISPKGLISKYKEHIRFRNKKVYMLCNGAYVASDFALIGAYPNKMFRWGYFPEYREYTKEQMRNMKRMEDNKTPRILWAGRFMDGVKHPEFALELAAYLKEKNYSFHIDVVGDGEMGDDLHYYVDENRLTDVVTFHGFLPPGRVRQMMEEAHIYLFTSNNLEGWGAVVNEAMNAGCAVVAGSMAGAVPYLIKDGENGYIYNAEDLQSFLNKAEDLVRHPSKQQKFGNNAYNTIKDLWNSNIAARRLIDFCTAILKDKEYIAPNEGPMSYAPIIKPYINPEK is encoded by the coding sequence ATGAAATTCCTATTTGTTTCGAATTATATCAATCATCACCAGATCCCTCTGTGCGAAGCTATTATGAGGATAATTGGTGATGAGAATTTTATATTTGTTCAGACCCAGCCTATGGAAGAGGAAAGAGTTCGCATGGGATGGGGTGTTGATGTGTCATCTCTGACTTATCTTAAGATCTATGATAATGACAAGATATTCACTCTTAATGCAATTAATGATTTTGATGTAGTAATGCTTGGATGGACTGAGAATGATGAAGTAAGGGAAGCTTGTCTTAAAAGAGCTGATAGCGGAAAACTCCTACTTCGGATGAGCGAAAGGATATATAGAGAAGGTCAGTGGAAGGCAATATCCCCTAAAGGCCTTATCTCAAAATACAAAGAACATATCAGATTTAGAAATAAAAAAGTATATATGCTTTGTAACGGAGCCTATGTTGCCTCTGATTTTGCTCTTATAGGTGCATATCCTAATAAAATGTTTAGATGGGGATATTTTCCTGAATACAGAGAATATACCAAAGAGCAGATGAGGAATATGAAAAGGATGGAGGACAACAAGACACCACGTATCCTGTGGGCCGGAAGGTTCATGGACGGTGTCAAGCATCCGGAATTTGCCCTTGAACTTGCTGCATATTTAAAGGAGAAAAACTATTCATTTCATATAGATGTGGTTGGAGACGGAGAGATGGGGGATGATCTTCACTACTATGTCGATGAGAACAGACTTACTGATGTTGTGACCTTCCACGGCTTTCTCCCTCCGGGCAGAGTAAGACAGATGATGGAAGAGGCTCATATATATCTGTTTACAAGTAACAACCTTGAGGGCTGGGGCGCTGTTGTTAATGAAGCTATGAATGCAGGCTGTGCTGTTGTAGCAGGCTCCATGGCAGGCGCAGTCCCATATCTTATCAAAGATGGAGAGAACGGCTACATCTACAATGCAGAAGACCTCCAAAGCTTCCTGAATAAGGCAGAAGATCTGGTCAGACACCCATCCAAACAACAGAAGTTTGGCAATAACGCCTACAATACGATCAAGGACCTGTGGAATAGCAACATTGCCGCCAGACGCCTTATAGACTTCTGCACAGCAATTCTCAAAGATAAAGAATACATAGCCCCAAACGAAGGCCCCATGAGCTACGCCCCAATAATAAAACCATACATCAATCCCGAAAAATAG
- a CDS encoding carbohydrate ABC transporter permease → MDTAVFKGGKVMAGKRKDKENDISAGGSRAISKLHISDVVIVLIIGILSLTCLLPFWHVAVKSISSNAAVAAKSVYLWPIDVTLDAYRSIVEDGSMTHSMIYSVEVTAIFTLLGMIVCTCAAYPLSKKRLKGRAVITFLLMVPMYFGAGNLPTYLLYSDLHLLNTMWVLIWPLIYSAYNMLIMKNYFISNIPDELEESAFLDGASNLQILFKIVLPLSKPILATLTLFYAVGRWNAYGDNMYYIRSNELKMAQYKLYEMILNAQEAASTALTEATNVTSTPEVLQAASVMFVTIPIIIIYPFVQKYFVKGTMVGAVKG, encoded by the coding sequence ATGGATACAGCGGTTTTTAAGGGAGGCAAGGTAATGGCCGGCAAAAGAAAAGATAAAGAAAATGATATCTCTGCAGGTGGAAGCAGGGCTATCAGCAAGCTTCACATAAGTGATGTTGTAATAGTACTGATAATAGGAATCTTATCACTCACATGTCTGCTTCCATTCTGGCATGTAGCAGTAAAGTCTATATCATCCAATGCTGCAGTTGCTGCAAAGTCTGTATATCTGTGGCCCATAGATGTAACTTTAGATGCATACAGATCCATCGTTGAAGATGGAAGTATGACTCATTCAATGATCTATAGTGTAGAAGTTACTGCAATCTTCACATTGCTTGGTATGATCGTATGTACCTGCGCAGCATATCCTCTTTCCAAGAAGAGACTTAAGGGAAGAGCAGTTATAACATTTTTACTGATGGTTCCTATGTACTTTGGTGCAGGTAATCTTCCTACATACCTTTTGTATAGTGACCTTCATCTTCTTAACACAATGTGGGTTCTTATATGGCCACTTATATACTCAGCTTACAATATGCTGATCATGAAGAACTATTTTATATCAAATATACCGGATGAGCTTGAGGAGTCAGCATTCCTGGATGGAGCTTCAAACTTACAGATCCTGTTCAAGATAGTGCTTCCTCTTTCTAAGCCAATCCTTGCAACACTGACTCTCTTCTATGCAGTAGGTCGTTGGAATGCTTACGGCGACAACATGTACTATATCAGAAGTAATGAACTTAAGATGGCTCAGTACAAGCTCTACGAGATGATCTTAAATGCTCAGGAAGCAGCTTCTACAGCTCTTACAGAGGCAACCAATGTGACATCTACACCTGAAGTACTTCAGGCAGCATCGGTTATGTTCGTAACAATACCGATCATCATTATCTATCCTTTCGTTCAGAAATACTTCGTAAAAGGAACTATGGTTGGTGCGGTAAAAGGTTGA
- a CDS encoding nucleoside hydrolase encodes MKKIIIDCDPGIDDSLAIMLALQSPEVEVVGITIVAGNAPSKMGFENAKKVLNFLGRLDVPVYVGADKPRVRDYVNALDTHGSDGLGESFLPEVEGQSIPSKSAVDFLKETLRKGNVSVVALGPLTNLAQLIDEDLDAFLAIERLVSMGGNFRSHGNCSPVAEYNYWEDPDSAKVVYNTLYENGRMIEMVGLDVTRKIVLTPNILEDMKKANPKVGDFIEKITWFYFKFHWEWEHIRGCVINDPLAVAQFIDPGILKGIEAYTDVETGGISLGQTVVDSMGFYRKTSNALVYTDVDVDAFWDMFLNRILSLY; translated from the coding sequence TTGAAGAAGATTATTATTGACTGCGATCCCGGAATTGATGATTCACTTGCTATAATGTTGGCTTTGCAAAGCCCTGAGGTAGAAGTTGTCGGTATTACGATAGTTGCCGGTAACGCTCCTTCAAAGATGGGATTTGAGAATGCCAAGAAAGTATTGAACTTCCTTGGAAGGCTGGATGTGCCTGTGTATGTAGGCGCCGACAAGCCTAGAGTCAGAGACTATGTCAATGCTCTTGATACTCACGGAAGTGACGGACTTGGCGAGAGTTTCCTGCCGGAAGTTGAAGGACAGTCTATTCCTTCTAAGAGCGCAGTAGATTTTCTTAAAGAGACCTTGAGAAAAGGGAATGTATCTGTTGTGGCACTTGGTCCTTTGACCAATCTGGCACAGCTGATCGATGAAGATCTTGATGCTTTTCTTGCTATAGAAAGACTTGTGTCTATGGGAGGCAATTTTAGAAGCCATGGCAATTGCTCTCCTGTTGCAGAGTACAACTATTGGGAAGACCCTGACAGTGCTAAGGTTGTGTATAACACTCTCTATGAAAATGGACGCATGATCGAAATGGTCGGTCTTGATGTTACAAGGAAGATAGTGCTTACACCAAATATCCTTGAAGATATGAAAAAGGCAAATCCTAAAGTCGGAGACTTTATAGAGAAGATTACCTGGTTTTATTTTAAATTCCACTGGGAATGGGAGCACATTAGGGGATGTGTGATAAATGATCCTTTGGCTGTTGCGCAGTTTATAGATCCCGGAATTTTAAAAGGTATTGAAGCTTATACAGATGTAGAGACCGGTGGCATAAGCCTTGGACAGACCGTAGTGGATTCTATGGGCTTTTATCGTAAGACAAGCAATGCACTTGTCTATACAGATGTGGACGTTGATGCTTTCTGGGATATGTTTCTTAACAGGATACTTTCTTTATATTAA
- a CDS encoding Mur ligase domain-containing protein, producing MNIYIAGISGTGMGPLALMARRAGINVYGSDRSYGAIAPELEKANIEYYVGEQDGTYFKQKMNEVGIDWFIYTSALPKDHPELVAAIESGIKVSKRDELIAKLVNDLGLKMVAVAGTHGKTTTTSMLVWAVNKLVDDNNHPILPSSYLVGTTLGFAPSGSYKEGDEFFIYEADEYDRNFLNFDPWLSLITFVSYDHPDIYKTREDYEDAFLRFEDQSSEVIFGTPDAARHAIDHFEKASKALNIIKGINKNITISGNARREDATTAFEAIKRMLKATGKNVPDEKIADVLNSFPGVGRRFERITDGVYTDYAHHPEEVKSTIQIAIEEAAKTGKKGVVVVYQPHQNTRQHEVRHLYKDAFDGADKVYWLPTYLTREDESLRIITPSEFIDDLNVKDKAQIAELDDDLSANIKTHLSEGYLIILMTAGPADLWLRKEFS from the coding sequence ATGAATATATATATAGCCGGAATCTCCGGAACAGGCATGGGGCCTCTTGCACTTATGGCCCGCAGAGCCGGTATTAATGTCTATGGCTCAGATAGAAGCTATGGTGCTATTGCACCCGAACTTGAAAAAGCAAACATAGAATACTATGTCGGTGAGCAGGATGGAACATATTTTAAGCAAAAGATGAATGAAGTGGGAATCGACTGGTTCATCTATACTTCTGCACTTCCAAAAGATCACCCAGAACTTGTTGCTGCTATAGAAAGCGGCATAAAAGTATCCAAAAGAGATGAACTTATCGCAAAACTCGTCAATGACCTTGGTCTTAAAATGGTAGCCGTTGCCGGAACACATGGCAAAACTACTACTACATCAATGCTTGTATGGGCTGTTAATAAGCTTGTAGATGACAATAACCACCCTATCCTTCCATCTTCATACCTTGTGGGAACAACACTGGGATTTGCTCCCTCTGGTTCTTATAAGGAAGGGGATGAATTCTTTATCTATGAAGCTGATGAATATGACAGGAATTTCCTTAACTTTGATCCATGGCTGTCTCTTATAACATTCGTTTCATATGATCATCCTGACATCTACAAGACAAGAGAAGACTACGAAGATGCTTTTTTAAGATTTGAAGATCAGTCATCTGAAGTCATCTTTGGAACGCCGGATGCTGCAAGACATGCTATTGATCATTTTGAGAAAGCTAGCAAGGCATTAAATATCATCAAAGGCATTAATAAAAATATAACTATTTCTGGAAATGCAAGACGTGAGGATGCTACAACAGCTTTTGAAGCAATAAAGAGAATGCTTAAAGCTACTGGCAAAAATGTTCCTGATGAGAAGATTGCTGATGTACTAAACAGCTTCCCGGGCGTTGGAAGACGTTTCGAACGTATTACAGATGGTGTATATACAGACTATGCTCATCATCCTGAAGAAGTTAAGTCAACAATTCAGATAGCCATAGAGGAAGCTGCTAAAACCGGCAAAAAAGGCGTTGTAGTAGTATATCAGCCTCACCAGAATACCCGTCAGCATGAAGTTCGCCATCTGTACAAGGACGCTTTTGACGGGGCAGATAAAGTTTACTGGCTCCCCACATATCTCACAAGAGAGGATGAATCCTTAAGGATAATAACCCCAAGCGAATTCATAGATGATCTTAACGTCAAAGATAAAGCACAAATAGCCGAGCTTGATGATGACCTGTCAGCAAATATCAAAACTCATCTAAGTGAAGGTTATCTTATAATACTTATGACCGCAGGTCCTGCAGATCTGTGGCTAAGAAAAGAGTTCTCTTAA
- a CDS encoding DegV family protein: MAFLTFVDGSANLPKELLEGINVLPCDYLVNGESKTYTGDLESFDAHAYYEGLKKGDKIQTSLLNTATFLEHFTPLVKEGHDIIYISMSSGISGTYNAAINAADELMEEYPERFVHIVDSQGCGFGSGILAMKAADLSRQGVDVREAARIVDEAVPHACQYFTVDDLNFLKNTGRVSGVTASIGTVLNIKPILFGDKTGHIISCSKVRGRNSSISAIAKKYQEKRMDTPDQTVCISHGDCLEDAKTLERLVKEINPAAKVTIASHEPFSGAHVGPGMLGLFFWGTER; encoded by the coding sequence TTGGCTTTTTTAACATTTGTCGATGGCAGTGCCAATCTTCCTAAGGAATTACTTGAGGGCATAAATGTCCTGCCCTGTGACTATCTTGTTAACGGAGAATCCAAAACATATACAGGAGATCTGGAATCTTTTGATGCACATGCATACTATGAGGGATTAAAAAAAGGCGATAAGATTCAGACCAGCCTTCTAAATACAGCAACTTTCCTTGAGCACTTCACACCTCTTGTCAAAGAGGGCCACGATATCATATATATAAGCATGAGCTCCGGAATAAGCGGAACTTATAACGCTGCTATAAATGCCGCTGATGAACTTATGGAGGAGTATCCGGAGAGATTTGTTCATATTGTTGACTCCCAGGGATGCGGTTTTGGTAGTGGAATTCTAGCCATGAAAGCGGCAGATTTGAGCCGTCAGGGCGTGGATGTAAGGGAAGCTGCCAGGATAGTTGACGAGGCAGTGCCTCATGCCTGTCAGTATTTTACTGTGGATGATCTTAACTTCCTCAAAAATACCGGACGTGTCAGCGGTGTAACAGCAAGTATCGGAACTGTTCTTAATATCAAGCCTATCCTCTTTGGAGACAAGACAGGACATATCATATCCTGTTCCAAAGTTCGAGGTCGCAACAGTTCTATATCTGCAATTGCAAAAAAATATCAGGAAAAGAGAATGGATACTCCCGATCAGACTGTATGTATCTCTCATGGTGACTGCCTTGAAGATGCCAAGACTCTCGAAAGACTTGTTAAGGAAATAAATCCTGCTGCAAAAGTTACTATAGCATCACACGAACCATTCTCAGGCGCTCATGTAGGCCCGGGAATGCTGGGACTTTTCTTCTGGGGTACAGAGAGATAA
- a CDS encoding GTP-binding protein: MIKVDLITGFLGSGKTTFIKKYVRFLNDQGIKICILENDYGAVNVDVALLEDIRSDMCGVEMIVGGDGREAHQRRLKTKLITLAMSGYQRVIIEPSGIFDMDEFFDTLYESPLDNWYEIGSVIAIASADLEDNLSEDADYVLASEIADAGIVVLSKTEDVSDEQITKVKEHIRTALLGIGVKRQDIFRSAEAFDNFFINKKADGLSDDDFRRIASAGYVHGDYEKKQLSMTGSGALGNDGGSFSNLYLFGVTLTKDELISSIDKAINDPKCGHIIRIKGFAKDGAEGYIEVNATREKLSINHISNAQEVIIVIGENLSSDKINNYFPTADFENLLK, translated from the coding sequence ATGATTAAAGTTGATCTCATAACCGGATTCCTTGGTTCGGGCAAAACAACATTTATAAAAAAGTATGTCAGATTTTTGAATGATCAGGGGATCAAGATATGCATACTTGAAAATGATTACGGTGCTGTTAATGTAGATGTAGCGCTGCTTGAAGACATAAGAAGCGACATGTGCGGCGTTGAGATGATAGTCGGAGGTGACGGACGAGAAGCTCACCAAAGAAGACTTAAGACCAAGCTCATAACGCTTGCTATGTCAGGATATCAAAGAGTTATCATTGAGCCTTCCGGGATATTTGATATGGATGAATTTTTTGATACCCTTTATGAATCTCCCCTTGATAACTGGTATGAGATAGGCAGTGTCATAGCGATAGCATCTGCAGATCTTGAAGATAACCTCTCTGAAGATGCAGATTATGTCCTTGCATCTGAAATAGCTGATGCGGGAATAGTAGTATTGTCCAAAACAGAAGATGTATCGGATGAGCAGATCACAAAAGTCAAAGAGCATATCAGAACTGCCTTACTTGGAATAGGCGTTAAGAGGCAGGATATATTCAGATCAGCTGAAGCTTTTGATAACTTTTTTATTAATAAAAAGGCAGATGGGCTATCAGATGATGACTTTAGAAGGATAGCTTCGGCAGGCTATGTACATGGAGATTATGAAAAAAAGCAGCTGTCCATGACAGGCTCCGGTGCTTTAGGAAATGATGGCGGTTCATTTTCAAATCTGTATCTGTTTGGAGTCACGCTTACAAAAGATGAGCTTATAAGTAGTATTGATAAAGCTATTAATGATCCCAAATGCGGACACATCATCAGGATCAAAGGCTTCGCCAAAGATGGTGCTGAAGGATATATAGAAGTTAATGCAACAAGAGAAAAGCTAAGTATAAATCATATCTCTAATGCCCAGGAAGTAATCATAGTCATAGGAGAGAATCTAAGCTCTGATAAGATAAACAATTACTTTCCTACAGCAGATTTTGAAAATTTGCTAAAATAA
- a CDS encoding ABC transporter permease — translation MGKGNKAVAKTVPQVKTSWKKAFKRDWQLYLLLIFPLAMVFLFNYAAYPGLRMVFMNYKVMKGYSGSDWVGMKNFVDLFTGTSSARFFMALRNSIVFNLLDLALGFPMPIILAVMLNELRFPKYKKVTQTILYLPHFLSWAVIGSIALTMFRTNTGLINMTLTSLGWIDQGIPFLTEKFHWAVTYLLIGVWQGMGWGSILYLAAITGISGDLYEAAMIDGANRWQRIWHITLPGIRPTIVTLLIMNLGRLMGSNLERLVALDNALVRDFQYQLAVYIYDYGFSGQHYSIGTAANLFQSLVGLAMVLIADRVAKALGETGLL, via the coding sequence ATGGGTAAAGGTAATAAGGCGGTAGCAAAGACTGTACCGCAAGTAAAGACAAGCTGGAAAAAAGCGTTTAAAAGAGACTGGCAGCTATATCTGCTATTGATTTTTCCGCTTGCCATGGTTTTTCTATTCAACTATGCAGCGTATCCGGGACTGAGAATGGTATTCATGAACTATAAAGTCATGAAGGGATACAGCGGAAGTGACTGGGTAGGCATGAAGAACTTCGTGGATCTGTTCACCGGAACTTCAAGTGCAAGGTTCTTCATGGCTCTTAGGAATTCAATAGTATTTAACCTTCTGGATCTTGCTCTTGGATTCCCGATGCCAATAATACTTGCAGTCATGCTCAATGAGCTAAGATTTCCAAAATACAAAAAGGTAACACAGACAATTCTCTATCTGCCACATTTCCTTTCATGGGCAGTTATCGGTTCCATCGCACTTACGATGTTCCGTACCAATACCGGTCTTATCAACATGACACTTACAAGTCTTGGTTGGATAGACCAGGGTATTCCTTTCCTTACTGAGAAGTTTCACTGGGCTGTAACTTATCTGCTCATCGGTGTATGGCAGGGAATGGGATGGGGATCTATCCTGTATCTTGCAGCAATAACAGGTATAAGCGGTGACTTGTATGAAGCAGCTATGATCGATGGCGCAAACCGCTGGCAGAGAATATGGCATATCACACTTCCCGGAATCCGTCCTACAATCGTAACTCTTCTTATCATGAACCTTGGACGTCTTATGGGATCGAACCTTGAAAGACTTGTAGCACTTGACAATGCTCTTGTAAGAGATTTCCAGTATCAGCTGGCGGTATACATATATGATTACGGTTTTTCCGGTCAGCACTATTCTATAGGTACTGCAGCTAATCTGTTCCAGTCACTTGTCGGTCTTGCAATGGTACTGATCGCAGACAGAGTTGCCAAAGCTCTTGGCGAAACAGGACTTTTATAA
- a CDS encoding DUF3089 domain-containing protein — MKKKISLILLSLIVLFTIYPHIAINAYAVNVLPFTSSLDYSRQDNWLYDGAYPENSVDVFIVAPTVDTKSETNSAITPAFKKIFRNAMNQQQAIYANTARIYAPYYRQASINVYSMEDSAARDTVMNNAYMDVSAAFRYYLEHKNNGRPLILAGFSQGADMCYRILEEYYGGSGERASYLRDNLIAVYAIGWCMTEDMILKYPQIVPATGETDTGVVVSYDCEAFGVTDTIIVPNGTKAISINPLTWSTDTAPADRSLNKGSVTQDSKTGAILSVDQGRYGAYIDPVRGTLIVTDIDVNEYPPVLSIFPEGSLHLYDNFLFFVNLQENVQKRTEAFLQKKATDNAA, encoded by the coding sequence ATGAAGAAAAAAATATCACTGATTCTGTTATCACTGATCGTATTATTTACTATCTATCCGCACATAGCTATCAACGCATATGCCGTCAATGTCCTTCCATTTACAAGTTCTCTTGACTATTCCAGACAGGATAACTGGCTATACGATGGAGCCTATCCCGAAAACAGCGTAGATGTATTCATAGTTGCTCCTACTGTTGATACCAAAAGTGAGACCAATTCTGCGATCACTCCGGCTTTTAAAAAGATCTTCAGAAATGCAATGAATCAGCAACAAGCCATATATGCTAATACTGCAAGAATCTATGCTCCTTATTACAGGCAGGCTTCTATAAATGTATATTCTATGGAGGATAGCGCTGCAAGAGATACAGTTATGAACAATGCTTACATGGATGTCTCTGCAGCATTCAGATACTATCTGGAGCACAAAAACAACGGACGTCCACTGATTCTGGCCGGTTTCTCTCAAGGTGCAGACATGTGTTACAGGATACTTGAAGAGTATTACGGCGGATCAGGTGAAAGAGCATCCTATCTTAGAGATAACCTTATAGCTGTATACGCTATCGGCTGGTGCATGACAGAGGATATGATCTTGAAGTATCCTCAGATAGTCCCCGCTACAGGCGAGACAGATACCGGCGTTGTAGTAAGCTATGACTGCGAAGCATTCGGCGTTACAGATACGATAATAGTCCCTAATGGCACAAAAGCGATCTCTATAAATCCTCTTACCTGGAGCACAGATACAGCTCCTGCCGACAGGTCACTCAATAAGGGCAGCGTAACTCAGGACAGTAAAACAGGTGCTATCCTCTCAGTAGATCAAGGCAGATACGGGGCCTACATCGATCCTGTAAGGGGGACTCTTATTGTAACTGATATAGATGTAAATGAATATCCTCCGGTACTTTCTATTTTCCCGGAAGGAAGTCTTCACCTATATGACAATTTCCTGTTTTTTGTAAATCTTCAGGAGAATGTCCAAAAGCGTACAGAGGCTTTTCTTCAGAAAAAAGCTACAGATAATGCTGCATAA
- a CDS encoding helix-turn-helix domain-containing protein: MPKSKQQTIEFRSYDLPEYFPVLLLSGEQWRISDIPSGTLHFHNCLEIGLCETDSGTMEFMGEKRSFHAGDVTIVANNISHTTYSDPGCASKWSYIFVDIQSLLEPLFPLSALEHSAELNKMIHNYYGILPRSEYPDIYNLVTAAICELRRKGSNYEFSVRGLLMALIVKLFPIYKEYELTASEHPHENALVIAPAIDYIQEHYMEDFVMEDLAAMCSLSPTHFRRLFTAIVGDGPLRYLNHIRVQKASVLLRTTEMPILNISDEVGFHSLSSFNRHFLEDFGEAPRDWRKKVVATQSRSIMKFAGWMVPPSVRQGAR, encoded by the coding sequence ATGCCCAAATCAAAGCAGCAAACAATAGAATTCAGAAGCTATGATCTACCGGAATATTTTCCGGTATTACTTCTTTCAGGAGAACAGTGGAGGATCTCTGATATTCCTTCAGGTACTCTTCATTTTCATAACTGCCTTGAAATAGGACTATGCGAGACAGACAGCGGTACCATGGAATTTATGGGTGAGAAGCGTTCATTTCACGCGGGAGATGTCACCATCGTAGCCAACAACATATCCCATACCACATATTCAGATCCGGGATGTGCCAGCAAATGGTCCTATATATTTGTTGATATACAGTCTCTTCTTGAGCCTTTATTCCCTTTAAGCGCTCTGGAGCACTCAGCAGAGCTCAACAAGATGATCCACAACTATTATGGGATACTTCCAAGGTCAGAATATCCCGATATCTACAACCTTGTAACAGCCGCGATCTGCGAACTTAGAAGAAAAGGCAGCAACTATGAGTTCTCAGTAAGAGGTTTACTTATGGCGCTCATAGTCAAGCTTTTCCCTATATACAAAGAGTATGAACTAACAGCAAGCGAGCATCCTCACGAGAATGCCCTTGTTATCGCACCTGCTATCGACTATATCCAGGAGCATTACATGGAAGATTTTGTAATGGAAGATCTGGCAGCCATGTGTTCCTTGTCACCAACTCACTTCAGGCGCTTGTTCACTGCTATAGTCGGGGACGGACCACTTAGATACCTTAATCACATCAGAGTTCAGAAGGCATCTGTTCTTCTACGCACAACAGAGATGCCTATTCTCAACATTTCTGATGAAGTAGGTTTTCACTCATTATCAAGTTTTAATCGTCATTTTCTGGAAGATTTTGGAGAAGCGCCAAGAGACTGGCGCAAGAAAGTTGTTGCAACTCAGAGCCGTTCCATCATGAAGTTTGCCGGCTGGATGGTTCCTCCATCAGTAAGGCAGGGAGCACGATAA